The Orcinus orca chromosome 16, mOrcOrc1.1, whole genome shotgun sequence genome includes a window with the following:
- the IL21R gene encoding interleukin-21 receptor, producing the protein MLCGWAAPLLLLMLQGAWGCSDLVCYTDYIQTVTCILKTWALHPGTLTLTWQDSYGELEDEVTSCSLCWSTHNATHAEYTCHMDVFQYMADDVFSVNMTDHSGNHSQECGSFVLAKSIKPSPPFNVTVTFSGHYNISWSSDYNLYALKGKLQYELRYRKLGDPWALSPGRKLISVDSRSVSLLPLEFHKGSSYELQVRAGPQPRSSFQGTWSEWSDPVVFHTQPEEIKGDLYPQLLPILVLVCLILVILGPKIHQAWRLWKNVWVQVPSPEPFFQPLYVGHSGDFKKWVGTPFTASSLELRSWSPGVPLSLEMHSRCLPQTAAKGLVPTELPEPPDLVEADGVLEPGSWGPAHSTAGSLGSSAHSQERDRPYGLVSIDTVTVVDAEGLCTWPCTCGDDGYPALNLDTGLEPGPGTEDSLPGMGATVLSCGCVSASGPAGPGDPLGSLLGRIKLHLKDEEGWAPGPPWDGGSPRGVSDSEAGSPPAGLDMDTFDSGFVDSDCGSPVEHDFSSPRDEGPPRSYLRQWVVMAPPPAGPGPQAS; encoded by the exons ATGCTCTGCGGCTGGGCTGCCCCTCTGCTCCTGCTGATGCTCCAGGGGG CCTGGGGCTGCTCAGACCTCGTCTGCTACACCGATTACATCCAGACGGTCACCTGCATCCTGAAGACATGGGCCCTGCACCCTGGCACGCTCACCCTCACCTG GCAAGACTCATATGGAGAACTGGAGGACGAGGTCACCTCCTGCAGCCTCTGCTGGTCCACCCACAATGCCACGCATGCAGAGTACACGTGCCATATGGATGTGTTCCAATACATGGCCGACGACGTTTTCAGTGTCAACATGACAGACCATTCGGGCAACCACTCCCAGGAGTGCGGCAGCTTTGTCCTGGCTAAAAGCA TCAAGCCATCTCCCCCTTTCAATGTGACGGTGACCTTCTCCGGACATTATAACATCTCCTGGAGCTCCGATTACAATTTGTACGCGCTGAAGGGCAAACTTCAGTATGAGCTGCGGTACAGGAAGCTCGGAGACCCCTGGGCTCTG AGTCCAGGGAGAAAGCTGATCTCAGTGGATTCGAGAAGCGtctctctcctgcccttggaGTTCCACAAAGGCTCAAGCTACGAGCTGCAGGTGCGGGCAGGGCCCCAGCCTCGCTCCTCCTTCCAGGGGACCTGGAGCGAGTGGAGTGACCCAGTCGTCTTTCACACCCAGCCAGAAG agATAAAGGGAGACTTGTACCCTCAACTGCTTCCCATCTTGGTCCTCGTATGCCTCATCCTTGTCATCTTAGGCCCGAAGATCCATCAGGCTTGGAG GCTATGGAAAAATGTGTGGGTGCAGGTGCCCAGCCCAGAGCCCTTCTTCCAGCCCCTGTACGTGGGCCACAGCGGAGACTTCAAG AAATGGGTGGGCACCCCCTTCACTGCTTCCAGCCTGGAACTGAGATCCTGGAGCCCAGGGGTGCCCTTGTCCCTGGAGATGCACAGCCGGTGCCTACCGCAGACTGCAGCCAAGGGGCTGGTGCCCACAGAGCTGCCAGAGCCCCCAGACCTGGTGGAAGCCGACGGGGTGCTTGAGCCGGGCTCCTGGGGCCCAGCCCACTCCACCGCCGGCAGCTTGGGCAGCTCAGCTCACAGCCAGGAGAGGGACCGGCCGTACGGCCTGGTATCCATCGACACGGTGACCGTGGTGGACGCAGAGGGGCTGTGCACCTGGCCTTGCACCTGCGGGGATGACGGCTACCCAGCCCTGAACCTGGACACCGGCCTGGAGCCTGGCCCGGGCACGGAGGACTCGCTTCCGGGCATGGGGGCCACAGTCCTATCCTGTGGCTGCGTCTCAGCCAGTGGCCCTGCCGGGCCGGGGGACCCCCTGGGCAGCCTCCTTGGCAGGATAAAGCTGCACCTCAAGGATGAGGAGGGTTGGGCCCCCGGGCCACCCTGGGATGGCGGGTCGCCCCGAGGGGTGTCGGACAGCGAGGCAGGTTCACCCCCAGCTGGCCTGGACATGGACACGTTTGACAGCGGCTTTGTGGACTCTGACTGCGGCAGCCCCGTGGAGCATGACTTCAGTAGCCCCAGGGACGAAGGGCCCCCCAGGAGCTACCTCCGCCAGTGGGTGGTCATGGCCCCTCCACCTGCAGGGCCTGGGCCCCAGGCCAGCTAG